GGTTCctggattgcaagtaattagatgcatgcctATTTCAATAAGAGTCGCAAAGTGTCCCCTCACACTTTGACTGAATTTCAATATCACTTATTATAATGTGGTGAAGAATACAGACAAGAAAGGACATGAAGTGCCCTACTACCTATACTCCGCGAGAAGACAAAAGCAGTaacctaatcctaacctaatAAATGATCGACCCAGAAACAAAATGCTAACCTTAAGGTTCCAAATAGGTATTTCACGCTTAGACTTAATGGCACACTCCATGATGTTTACATGAAGTTTAATCTGTATATCAAAATATAGCATGCGTCTAATAACttacaatcctggacataagtgtgATGATGACAACGATGACATTGCCTCTTGCAACATTTCTTTAAGAAACGTGCCTGCCCAAACCATGCTCACTGCATTTGACTGTCAAAGTCAAATGCTTAGTGCACCATGACACCGAGACTTCCTGTGACACTGTTTGTTTTCTGTTTACTTCAAACAAGGTTTTCAATGTGGCTTTGTTTGAGAAAGATGAAATACACCAGGATCTGCATATCATGGTTGCTGAAAGCCAAGATGAATCCATGTTTGTGATCTACGGTGAAATGTATGTCTAGATCTATTGTCACTTTTGTTGCAATTTTGTGTTCAGGGTTTGGGATTATAAATAACTTATCCTTCACATCTGAAGTGAGAAAATTTAAATTGTTGGTATGCATCATACAGACGcaagtcaataataataattgttggtACCGTTAAACTTTCTGTAAACTGAAACCGTAATCCTTCAAACCTACAAATAACCTTAACACAAAAAGTTTATGTGCCTTACCCTCAAATGGTTTATGCTTTGACTTAATGTAACACTTTGTGATCACACTTTATCAATTTTGAGCCTGCATCTAATTATGCGGGGATGTGCAACAAAAACCAACCTTTTAATTCTGATTGAAATAATCATTTTCTTGCATTTTAGTTTCCCCAATTAGTAgaacaataatagttattgcaCTAACCTTTAATATGCATTAAAGACCATGTGTGACAAAAAGCAaccttttaataattattattctgatttaaatatatttttcttgcaTTCTAGTTTCCCAGATTAGTAGAACAAAATTTATTGTCCTAAGCTTTAATACATATTAAAGGctgataattatttatcattgatattatttttttttgtaattttttgtggCAAAGATACTCTGCAAAGGATGATCAAAGTCGCCAGTGTTATGTCACAGTTTGTGCTGCACCCTCATCCTGCCCGTGTAATGGTTGTAGGTCCACGAAGCAATGCTTAAAACATTCATTTGTGATGTGTTTTAACTATGACCTTTTTCCGCCATTTCCAATTTTCAACCCCTCAATAAGTCTGAAAATGGAGGACACAGTTCTCATCAACACAGGAGACTTCCTCATGGCACTGAAGGTGTTAACCTTTGACAGCTGTGGCAGCCAATTTTTAGATGATCTTAAGATGTCATTTATGGGTGATTCTCTCAAAGGAGACCAGCCAACAGCGGGAACCTCAAATATGGATTGCTCTCAAAAGGTGGACAGAACTggtatttgttttcattgctCTTCTGAAGAATGTGTTCACAATCAAAATGCCAAGTGTGATCATAATTTTAAGAGGATTACAATTTCTGAATTGTCCAGTACTAATGGTGGGTTTGGTTCAAGTTTAGATTGTAATGATGAAGAGGACTTACTCTGTGCTTCTTCAAAACCTGATTTCATGAGAACCCCCTTTGAAAACAGGCACACTGTAGTGTCTAACTTtgtcaaccaattaaatcaaatccatCTCAAAAAGGCCGGTTTATGTGATGCTGAAAAAGATAGGCTGCTATCTTTTCAAGAATATCCCTCCACAAATCATCAAGGGGGGCATCTTGATGCAACTGCAAGACAACCAGAAACGAATGATGAAGAAGAAAGTAGTGGCTTGCACCAGCCAATCAATGGTACTGTTGGATATAGCTCAATGGAGAATTGCACAGGCGCTTCTGAAAACGAGAATAAAACTGAGGGAATAAGTATTGTGAAACAATTTATCAATAACAAAGTTGCAGATAACTCAAGCACCAGTCAAATGGAATCAAGAAAATCAGAATTGGACTCGGAGATTGTGGACTGCAATGAGAATAGCATTTTTGAGAAGTGCTGTCTTGACTCGCAGTGCAGGAGAGGGTGTCATACATGTAGTTGCTCTTGCACTGTGTCCAGTCACCCACCAGTACTTAAAAACGACAACTTGACATCGTCAACACTCAAAGTGTACACAACGTCAGCTGTAACAAATAACAGTGATTTGAATGACCTCTATGAAGAGTTTGATATGTATGATGGATCTCTTCCAATCACAGTAACAACTCGAAATGGCAGGGCTTTGAAGCAAATCggaaaactgaacaaaaacaacCCAAGTTCGTTGTCAAATGATTCACTGATGAAATTGCTTGACAGTCGAGGGCTGAGTGAGCAGGTATTGACCGTCCATCAAATGACACTTGACTTAGAGCAGTGTATTAATGCAATGATTCAAGCTCATGAAGGCCTCAGAGACTGTTACAAGTCCCTTAGGGACTATGATGTGCAAGTAGTGGGTGTGTGTCCAGATAGTGGTGTAGTCATTGTCTTGGCCAGAATTTTGGTGTACACTCGCCAAGGCCAACAACCTGTATCTTACGGCCTTCCTGTTAGCCCAAGGTAGGTCTTATTTTTACGGTCAATaatgatgattatgataatgatatgatattaataatggtaatgataataataataataatattaataataataatgatgataatgataataacagtTTCAAGGCAAGAAAGCCGTAGGCGTAACGATAGAGATGGATAATTTCTCAGAATTTCCAGATTGTGAAACGGTTCATGTGGCAATATTTGGTCGTTAGTTAGATTCACTATCTACATAAATAGGAATAGCCTCTTTGTGTTctgatttttgtctttttttattagtttttttttgttggttcATATGCCATAGAGATGATGATAGTACAAGAATTTTCCATATAATTTGAAGTAAGAACTgagatgaatgaatttgatcatcgcattttagggctgcgttagggtttagggttaggccTGAACGGAGATTCAGACCCAGACCtttgcgatgccggtgcagtgctccaccagttgagctatgaGGCTTAAGCGGCGTtaaaatgcaatgatcaaatttattcattccaatccgcatatcaaatacacggaaaaaaacCCATGTTATCATCACCTATCTCCACATGTACGAGCTTACAATCGACCCCACAACGAGCTGCTACCGGTTGGCCTCATATTAAGCTACAAGATGCCATGTTATCTCAGTGGTAAAACAGTGTGTATCGCTATTCCATGGTCATGTATTCTAGTCCCATATGTAAGTTAACCGTggttcctttttgttttgttagccCTGTGTTACAGTGCACAGGCTTTCTATTTTCTTGGGGGGTATGTCGAGGCGAAGTTCGTATCCTTAAAGTGTTCGAGTTGGACAGCTACCCAGAACAAAAGAAGTACGGAACattcaatatggcggccaaGGAAGCGAGCGAACTGCGTGCGAAATTCTCGATTCCTTTGAGCGTTTCGTCGTTTGTTCAAGCATTTTCAAACCACACTGTGTTCACTGGAAAGTCTTTGAAGTATCTGATGCATCCATTTTTGCCTCTGGTGGTGGCTCTATGAAACCCTCGATAGTTGCCCATAACGACGGCATTGCTATTCGAAAATAATGGGCGATTCGAACTGAATATCTACTTGGCAGGGACCGCAGAGACAATTTTAAAGTGGTGAGGCTAAAAAATCTGGCCAAGGCAAGCAAGCATTGAGAGGTCACAGTTCCTCCATCTATCATGCTTTTGCACGCTTTCGTATTTGTCCTGGAGCCCTAGAAAATTAATCTCAAGCAAAAAAGTCGTagggctgaaacaatcctcggtCCCTGCTTGATACAGCTTCTTAGCGTCAGCGAATGTCTTAGATGTTTTAGTTGATATTGATTTTTAAGTTTGTGCGGAATATCGCAACCTGTTACAAAATAGTCATTTCCCGGGTTTAAGGTTCTCGCTGTgattttttgttctttaaaaaaaatcaaattacgGTGATATTTGTAAGGGATAAAGTCATTggccaaaatgaaaaaaaaagacaaggtTTCGACGACTTGCATGGGTATTCAGAAATGATAATGGTAATGTGAGGTGTTCGTAGAAGTTTTTTCTTCAAGTCTCTAAGCTTTTTTCGAGAACTTATTTTAGACTACTGTTGTTTTATATTTTCTGCGGTTGCGGTTTATGGAGTTCATTGGAAAACTGGTCGAGTTTTATTCCTactccagggcccagttgttcgaaagcagattaacttaatccaggattagcgtaaactttgGTTGCATGCTTTTAACTTTTTGgataaaatttcttttgcttatttttgtttttcaagattgacGTCTTCTAATGTAAATTTTTgccgaatatcagcgttgaaccacatttgggagtagagaaataaactccttcgTAAGCtattaatctgggattagcgttaatcggctttcgaacaactgggcccagatcATATTGAGTTCTTAACAAATgcaactttatttttattttgtttagtcggttgtttgtttttttgtttttgttttttcgtgtACTATTGGGCAAACCCGGCATTCTCTTCTTCGTTTTATCAACTTTTTCATATAGCTCCAAACTGAGGCGGTTGTTTGGTGTGTTGGGGATGTCTTAAGGTTTTGGGCAAGCCTGGTAATGACTAGTTCCAGGATTCACAGAATTTTTCACACGAAAAGTGACCGCTTTAACAAAAGTCAGTTGTGGTTGAAACGCTTCGTTCCAATACGAGCACGTCAAACCTTTATACGCGCCACAGTGAGTGAGGCCTTGAAGCAAAACAACCAAGTTAATGagttctttttaaattttagtaTGTGACAAACATTTCCGATACAATTCGTAGTTGCTACGTACATTTTTCCTTCTGGAATTACAATTAGACTTTTCAACATCTGACAGCTAGATCAGCGAAGAAGCCCATTGCGTTTTTGACCGCCAACTGAACTAAAGCAGTTTTCAATGGAAGACCCTTTAATCAATAAAACAGCAATGACAGACAAtgaaattgaccaatcacaagagaaAACGAAGCTGTGCAGACGACGCTAACCGCGAGCAATCGCACGCGAAGAAAATCACAATGGGTTCTTTGACCTCAAGTCCACCGAGAGTTATTTGAATTTCCAAGCCGATTCCTAAGCGTAAATTGAAAAGGGCACAGCAATTCAAATTGTACTGAGTGAGGCTTCGTTTATCTTTTCCTCTTTGTATTTAATGTTTTGAACTGTTTATTACATCATGTAATAGACAAATTATTTCTTGCTTTAACAGTGGAATATACTAACATTGCATTACAAAACAGTATAGATAAGTTGCAAAAGTGGTGTGCGAAGAAGAAAAAGGGAAGTCTAAtctagtttttttctttcctgaaaTTTCGTTATACTTGACGATACAAGTCATTTCTAACTTTGTTATGCCAAGAGGCATACAACAGAAAGTTCCTTTAAACAGTAACTTGCTCGTACAAAACGACTTGATTTACACCTAAAACGTAACAGGGCCTTATCTACTTCATTAAAGTGGGCTCAATCTGTATCCCCATTGTCTCTCATAATGTCCTTGAGACAtacttttttccaaagaaattcACCTCTGCATTTGCCTGTACACCGTTAAGCTTACGCAGGGGGCCTTGATCTGTTGTCAGGGTGACGAGGTTTCGGTTGAGCCTTCTCGTACCATTCCCACGCGTATTTTGCGATCTCAGAAGACAAGTTAACGAAGTCGTTGAAATCAATACGTAGCCCATTGATCTTTTCCCTCTGTCCAAAGATGGTCACTTCCATCGAGGTGTCCATAAAGACGTGCTCAAGGTTCACCGAGGAAACATTAGTTTTAAAGGAAATTGCGTGAATTTGAAACAGCTCGCTGTTCATAAACTTTTCTGCTCGCTTCAGCCATCGTTCGCGCCGTTCTCCTTTCCTCTGAGATGCTGCAGCTGCTTGGAATCTCGCGCATGTcatgtttgtttttgaactgaGGAATCTGCAAGCGTTGAAGCACGCGGTATCGGTTGCGAGGCACCGCGCCATAACCAACCGCTGGCAATTGTCGGTTTTTGTAATGTTGCCTCGCTTTGAATCGTATTTCCGCCGTGAAGCGTTCAAAGTCATCTTCCCCTCTGTGTCGATTGTGCAGTGCGAGAGAGAGTTAGCACAGAGTTTGTCTTTATTGCAAATAGAGCAGTCCTGTTTGATGGTTTTCGCACATTCCCTTCTCAGGCGTTGTACTGCTCCTTTCGCTGACTTGATTTGTGACATTTCTTGTTCCAACAAGGTCACCACTTGTTTTGAAGCCACGCGCGTCAACTAAAGAAGCAAAGAAATACAGTACAGGCATTTTAAGCTTAAGCAATTCAGAAGGTAGTGTGCCCTGGACTAAACGAACAGAAATTGTTCGAATTACCTTGGACAAGCCGTTCTCAAAGATCACATTGGCACTGAGCTGTGTGTGATTGCGGCCTGAGCTGTAGTTTGTGGTAATTTGTACACTAATTTTGAACGACTTGTCAGTGTCCGTCGTCAAATAGATCTGGAAGACATCACGGGTGGCGAGCATGCGCAGTTCCTCGAATATCCCAAACAGACGAGTGTAGCCATCGATGTGTGCCTGAAAAGGAATAGACGTGACCGTCAGATGAGGAAAAAATGCCCACCACAACTAGAACACCGCCTCCCCAGGTTACTCGATGGAGTCTCAATGGCCTGCCCCGACCACTCGTCCGATGGCTGTTACTGCAATTTAGCCTGCAGTCAAAGCACCTTCAGTTTAAAACTGCATACGGACGAGTCGATTGGGTCAATAAAATGCGAAATCACCCATTAGCCTCTTTTATGTGCTGAAACCGCGGATAAATGTGGTAAGGATCATTTCTGACTCGCTCCAAGCTGAAGTGCCAACGTTCAAACAATCAGCTTTCCTCAGCATCTGTTACCATGGCCAACTTACATTATTCACTTTGCTCATTATACCAAATTTCGTTAAGTATTATCCAATGCGAAACACACTTTCTTTGGAAACCACTCCATTTATCATTTTCCCAAGGGAAATTGTCACCACACTGTTGGCACTGTTATATTCATGATTGATTCCTGATTTGCTCTGaatttattatcataattaatttGAGTATTTAAAGCAGTGTAAAGTATTCCAGGCGTTGCCCTTCACTTTGATTTGGGATCAGCAGCCATGCCAAAACTAACCCATCTGAATAAATTTATAGCAATAAATCTACCAATTGAAGTATTCGTTTGACAATCGTTAACGGCGGTTCTCAGCAGTTCCCATGTTTTGTATCAAGATAGCCGCTGAAACAGCATCTGAGTGCGTTTTTCGTTCTTTAAATGTGGATCTATGGCCATAGACACCACTCATTCTCTTACCTTTACAAAGGGAACAGGGTCCATGCGCGCTTTGAGAAAGAGCTTCGAGTCGTGATCCTTATCGGCATCGTACAAAAACATGGATGAGATGTCATCGATCATTTCCGGAACCTCTGACGTCACTTTTGCGTCAACCAGAAACTGGCAAAACAATTGTAGTGGTGTATATTAAATGCACAATTTCAAAAGATAGTTAAACATTTGACTTTAAACCGAAAGTATAACCCAAGTGACAGCCATTTCTCATTCAAGTCTTGAACGTTAATCAGCTCAAACAGGGAAGCGGAGTTGCCTGAAGCCATTGTAATTGGCATCAGCTGTCACGATGGCCCTGTCTGTAATTCCCTCTTACATCGGGAAAGAAGGAGCTAGTGGCTGCAGTGTGTGTTTCCGGTCACGCTACAAATCTTCCCTCCTAACTACCCAAGATCGAGAGCCCCTCTCATTTATCTACAACTGGTTGGATGCAAGGTTTGCTCAAACCAGAACCTTTTCGAGCGTGGTTAAGGTGCCACAAAAGGATCCTTATCTTGGAAGGAAGAGAAACGTTTCCAGGGCTTTCAGCAATCAACCCACGGGATCTATTGTATACACCAGACTCGTCATACCTCTTTCGGAAGAAGAGAAATTTCTCCGTTTGTCTCGATTCCCAGCATGCTTATCTTCCCCTTCAGAAGAAATCCCGGCTGTAAAACAGGACCTCCGAATTTTCTAAGGTCGTGAACTTCTTTGGCGAAAGATATCTTTAAAAAGAAATAGGAAGGCATGAACAAAGTGGAAGAATATGACTGTGTGGTTATTATTTAATACGATTGTACTGATGGAAATTCTGGAACACGGAACCGTCAATACTATGTTTCTCACCTCCATGCAAAACGACTTGCTGAAAAGAAGTAACTACGTGCACGCTTTGCGGGCCTTTTTGAGATCATAGACGAACAAACGGAAAAGCACTGGAacgacgcacaacagaagatagttcgtcgAGGCGAATAATGcatcttgtgcccgtctttgcACTAGAGACGAATAGCGAGACGAACAACGAATGCTTGCCCAAGTTCGTCTAGACGGACAATGCGTCCTCTAGTGTAAAGACAAACCATTCTCTCACTAGGAGAAACTCGAAAGGTCGGTGGATTGTTAAAGGGCGAGCCCGTGCTTGAGCCCACTCATACGAGTACCTGAAAGCCTTCTGGAAATCCGATCGTTGACATGACACCCGGGAGTTTGTGATTGATGTTGCACATTTCCAGAAGCTTCTGTAAGCTAACAGGAGTCAATGTGCCGTAGAAAAAGTGGTCAGCGGGGATGTCCGAAAATCCCAAGAAGATGTTGCCGTTAACACAGTCTTGCTGAGaaggaaagagaaagaaaaattcaaaaacgaAATATGAGAAAACTTCAAAGACACGTTGA
This window of the Acropora muricata isolate sample 2 chromosome 14, ASM3666990v1, whole genome shotgun sequence genome carries:
- the LOC136898595 gene encoding uncharacterized protein isoform X3; amino-acid sequence: MHFSGQKNSLKESIVTKLALRETTGNLQPLSRANRLRFYKKCPQRLCVPLENILDVNGELKEGHVILGFTKSGRYLISYCLKIESDDASPVPCYHYSLHWWQFDQQSPLIQVFNVALFEKDEIHQDLHIMVAESQDESMFVIYGEIYSAKDDQSRQCYVTVCAAPSSCPCNGCRSTKQCLKHSFVMCFNYDLFPPFPIFNPSISLKMEDTVLINTGDFLMALKVLTFDSCGSQFLDDLKMSFMGDSLKGDQPTAGTSNMDCSQKVDRTGICFHCSSEECVHNQNAKCDHNFKRITISELSSTNGGFGSSLDCNDEEDLLCASSKPDFMRTPFENRHTVVSNFVNQLNQIHLKKAGLCDAEKDRLLSFQEYPSTNHQGGHLDATARQPETNDEEESSGLHQPINGTVGYSSMENCTGASENENKTEGISIVKQFINNKVADNSSTSQMESRKSELDSEIVDCNENSIFEKCCLDSQCRRGCHTCSCSCTVSSHPPVLKNDNLTSSTLKVYTTSAVTNNSDLNDLYEEFDMYDGSLPITVTTRNGRALKQIGKLNKNNPSSLSNDSLMKLLDSRGLSEQVLTVHQMTLDLEQCINAMIQAHEGLRDCYKSLRDYDVQVVGVCPDSGVVIVLARILVYTRQGQQPVSYGLPVSPRIFERTRKRHKLEWRSRFVRSEQQGRNRVFTLAHALPLVITQ
- the LOC136898595 gene encoding uncharacterized protein isoform X2; its protein translation is MHFSGQKNSLKESIVTKLALRETTGNLQPLSRANRLRFYKKCPQRLCVPLENILDVNGELKEGHVILGFTKSGRYLISYCLKIESDDASPVPCYHYSLHWWQFDQQSPLIQVFNVALFEKDEIHQDLHIMVAESQDESMFVIYGEIYSAKDDQSRQCYVTVCAAPSSCPCNGCRSTKQCLKHSFVMCFNYDLFPPFPIFNPSISLKMEDTVLINTGDFLMALKVLTFDSCGSQFLDDLKMSFMGDSLKGDQPTAGTSNMDCSQKVDRTGICFHCSSEECVHNQNAKCDHNFKRITISELSSTNGGFGSSLDCNDEEDLLCASSKPDFMRTPFENRHTVVSNFVNQLNQIHLKKAGLCDAEKDRLLSFQEYPSTNHQGGHLDATARQPETNDEEESSGLHQPINGTVGYSSMENCTGASENENKTEGISIVKQFINNKVADNSSTSQMESRKSELDSEIVDCNENSIFEKCCLDSQCRRGCHTCSCSCTVSSHPPVLKNDNLTSSTLKVYTTSAVTNNSDLNDLYEEFDMYDGSLPITVTTRNGRALKQIGKLNKNNPSSLSNDSLMKLLDSRGLSEQVLTVHQMTLDLEQCINAMIQAHEGLRDCYKSLRDYDVQVVGVCPDSGVVIVLARILVYTRQGQQPVSYGLPVSPRIFERTRKRHKLEWRSRFVRSEQVSRSVNKLKVNTKTVTATVTQL
- the LOC136898595 gene encoding uncharacterized protein isoform X1, whose protein sequence is MHFSGQKNSLKESIVTKLALRETTGNLQPLSRANRLRFYKKCPQRLCVPLENILDVNGELKEGHVILGFTKSGRYLISYCLKIESDDASPVPCYHYSLHWWQFDQQSPLIQVFNVALFEKDEIHQDLHIMVAESQDESMFVIYGEIYSAKDDQSRQCYVTVCAAPSSCPCNGCRSTKQCLKHSFVMCFNYDLFPPFPIFNPSISLKMEDTVLINTGDFLMALKVLTFDSCGSQFLDDLKMSFMGDSLKGDQPTAGTSNMDCSQKVDRTGICFHCSSEECVHNQNAKCDHNFKRITISELSSTNGGFGSSLDCNDEEDLLCASSKPDFMRTPFENRHTVVSNFVNQLNQIHLKKAGLCDAEKDRLLSFQEYPSTNHQGGHLDATARQPETNDEEESSGLHQPINGTVGYSSMENCTGASENENKTEGISIVKQFINNKVADNSSTSQMESRKSELDSEIVDCNENSIFEKCCLDSQCRRGCHTCSCSCTVSSHPPVLKNDNLTSSTLKVYTTSAVTNNSDLNDLYEEFDMYDGSLPITVTTRNGRALKQIGKLNKNNPSSLSNDSLMKLLDSRGLSEQVLTVHQMTLDLEQCINAMIQAHEGLRDCYKSLRDYDVQVVGVCPDSGVVIVLARILVYTRQGQQPVSYGLPVSPSPVLQCTGFLFSWGVCRGEVRILKVFELDSYPEQKKYGTFNMAAKEASELRAKFSIPLSVSSFVQAFSNHTVFTGKSLKYLMHPFLPLVVAL
- the LOC136898595 gene encoding DDB1- and CUL4-associated factor 15-like isoform X4 — protein: MHFSGQKNSLKESIVTKLALRETTGNLQPLSRANRLRFYKKCPQRLCVPLENILDVNGELKEGHVILGFTKSGRYLISYCLKIESDDASPVPCYHYSLHWWQFDQQSPLIQVFNVALFEKDEIHQDLHIMVAESQDESMFVIYGEILKMEDTVLINTGDFLMALKVLTFDSCGSQFLDDLKMSFMGDSLKGDQPTAGTSNMDCSQKVDRTGICFHCSSEECVHNQNAKCDHNFKRITISELSSTNGGFGSSLDCNDEEDLLCASSKPDFMRTPFENRHTVVSNFVNQLNQIHLKKAGLCDAEKDRLLSFQEYPSTNHQGGHLDATARQPETNDEEESSGLHQPINGTVGYSSMENCTGASENENKTEGISIVKQFINNKVADNSSTSQMESRKSELDSEIVDCNENSIFEKCCLDSQCRRGCHTCSCSCTVSSHPPVLKNDNLTSSTLKVYTTSAVTNNSDLNDLYEEFDMYDGSLPITVTTRNGRALKQIGKLNKNNPSSLSNDSLMKLLDSRGLSEQVLTVHQMTLDLEQCINAMIQAHEGLRDCYKSLRDYDVQVVGVCPDSGVVIVLARILVYTRQGQQPVSYGLPVSPSPVLQCTGFLFSWGVCRGEVRILKVFELDSYPEQKKYGTFNMAAKEASELRAKFSIPLSVSSFVQAFSNHTVFTGKSLKYLMHPFLPLVVAL